A single region of the Sphaeramia orbicularis chromosome 6, fSphaOr1.1, whole genome shotgun sequence genome encodes:
- the LOC115420462 gene encoding E3 ubiquitin-protein ligase TRIM21-like yields the protein MAAAGHVRSGDQFLCSICLDVFTDPVAIQCGHTFCKSCISEHWRVSAPYQCPMCKEVFNTKPQLKINTIISEMVAQFRHEAQHEPNIYSSDQQAAKPGEVPCDVCSETKLKALKSCLVCLISYCQTHLEPHLTRSALKRHQLIHPVENLEDRMCRKHDKPLELFCKTDHTCICYHCTYSDHKSHDITPLKDEYEEQKPELKKTKAEIQQMIQERRLKIQEIQRSVELSKNAADTETAEGVEVFTALMDSVQRSLDQFKEKIQEKQRSTEKQAEDFIKELEQEICELKKRSTEVEQLLGSEDHLHFVQRFTCVKAAPSMKTWTKVSIRPPSYEGSVVRAVSELEDKLTEDMKKKKAKAELKRVQQYEVDVTLDPDTADPYLILSDDGKQVHDGGVKKNLPDKPQRFTIYCNVFGKQSFSSGRFYFEVQVKGKTAWTLGVARESINRKGKNTLSPQNGYWTIRLRNGNEYKAPADPSVLLSVKSGLQKVGVFVDYEEGLVSFYDVDSSVLIYSFTGCCFSDKLLPFFSPCNNAGGKNFAPLIITPVNTE from the coding sequence ATGGCTGCTGCCGGTCATGTCCGATCTGGAGATCAGTTCCTGTGTTCCATCTGTTTGGATGTCTTCACTGATCCAGTCGCAATACAATGTGGACACACCTTCTGCAAATCCTGCATCTCTGAACACTGGAGGGTTAGTGCCCCATATCAATGTCCCATGTGTAAAGAGGTtttcaacacaaaacctcagctGAAGATCAACACAATCATCTCAGAGATGGTGGCTCAGTTCAGACATGAAGCTCAACATGAACCAAACATCTACAGCTCAGACCAACAAGCTGCCAAACCAGGAGAAGTTCCCTGTGATGTCTGCTCTGAAAccaaactgaaggccctgaagtcctgcctggtgtgtctgATCTCCTACTGTCAGACCCATCTAGAACCTCATCTGACACGTTCAGCACTGAAAAGACATCAGCTGATCCaccctgtggagaacctggaagacaggatgtgtaggaaacatgacaaacctctggagctgttctgtaaaacCGACCACACATGTATCTGTTACCACTGCACCTACTCAGACCACAAAAGTCATGACATTACTCCTCTGAAAGATGAATATGAAGAACAGAAGCCAGAGCTGAAAAAGACAAAGGCTGAAATTCAGCAGATGATCCAGGAGAGACGACTGAAGATCCAGGAGATCCAACGGTCAGTGGAGCTCAGTAAGAATGCTGCAGACACAGAGACAGCAGAAGGTGTGGAGGTCTTTACTGCTCTGATGGACTCTGTTCAGAGAAGTCTGGACCAGTTCAAAGAGAAGATCCAAGAAAAGCAGAGGAGCACTgagaaacaggctgaagacttcatcaaagagctggaacaggaaatctgtgagctgaagaagagaagcactgaggtggagcagctcttaggctctgaagaccacctccactttgtccagaggttcacatgtgtcaaagctgctccatccatgaagacctggacaaaGGTCAGCATCCGTCCACCATCATATGAGGGGAGTGTGGTGAGAGCTGTGTCTGAGCTGGAGGACAAACTCACAGaagacatgaagaagaagaaggctaaagctgagctgaagagagtccaacagtatgaggtggatgtgactctggatccagatacaGCAGATCCTTatctcatcctgtctgatgatggaAAACAGGTTCATGATGGTGGTGTAAAGAAGAACCTTCCAGATAAACCACAGAGATTCACTATTTATTGCAATGTTTTTGGAaagcagagtttctcttcaggcaggtttTACTTTGAGGTTCAGGTTAAAGGAAAGACTGCCTGGACTTTAGGAGTGGCCAGAGAGTCCATCAACAGGAAAGGAAAGAACACACTGAGTCCTCAGAACGGATACTGGACCATCAGGTTGAGAAATGGAAATGAGTACAAAGCTCCTGCtgatccttctgtccttctgtctgtgaagTCTGGTCTtcagaaggtgggggtgtttgtggattatgaggagggtctggtctccttttatgacgtagattcttcagttctcatctactccttcactggctGCTGCTTCAGTGATAAACTCCTCCCATTCTTCAGTCCATGTAACAATGCTGGAGGTAAAAACTTtgctcctctgatcatcactcctgtcAACACTGAGTAA
- the LOC115421606 gene encoding E3 ubiquitin-protein ligase TRIM21-like, translated as MAAAGHVRSGDQFLCSICLDVFTDPVAIQCGHTFCKSCISEHWRVSAPYQCPMCKEVFNTKPQLKINTIISEMVAQFRHEAQHEPNIYSSDQQAAKPGEVPCDVCSETKLKALKSCLVCLISYCQTHLEPHLTRSALKRHQLIHPVENLEDRMCRKHDKPLELFCKTDHTCICYHCTYSDHKSHDITPLKDEYEEQKPELKKTKAEIQQMIQERRLKIQEIQRSVELSKNAADTETAEGVEVFTALMDSVQRSLDQFKEKIQEKQRSTEKQAEDFIKELEQEICELKKRSTEVEQLLGSEDHLHFVQRFTCVKAAPSMKTWTKVSIRPPSYEGSVVRAVSELEDKLTEDMKKKKAKAELKRVQQYEVDVTLDPDTADPYLILSDDGKQVHDGGVKKNLPDKPQRFTIYCNVFGKQSFSSGRFYFEVQVKGKTAWTLGVARESINRKGKNTLSPQNGYWTIWLINGNEYKAPADPSVLLSVKSGLQKVGVFVDYEEGLVSFYDVDSSVLIYSFTGCCFSDKLLPFFSPCNNAGGKNFAPLIITPVNTE; from the coding sequence ATGGCTGCTGCCGGTCATGTCCGATCTGGAGATCAGTTCCTGTGTTCCATCTGTTTGGATGTCTTCACTGATCCAGTCGCAATACAATGTGGACACACCTTCTGCAAATCCTGCATCTCTGAACACTGGAGGGTTAGTGCCCCATATCAGTGTCCCATGTGTAAAGAGGTtttcaacacaaaacctcagctGAAGATCAACACAATCATCTCAGAGATGGTGGCTCAGTTCAGACATGAAGCTCAACATGAACCAAACATCTACAGCTCAGACCAACAAGCTGCCAAACCAGGAGAAGTTCCCTGTGATGTCTGCTCTGAAAccaaactgaaggccctgaagtcctgcctggtgtgtctgATCTCCTACTGTCAGACCCATCTAGAACCTCATCTGACACGTTCAGCACTGAAAAGACATCAGCTGATCCaccctgtggagaacctggaagacaggatgtgtaggaaacatgacaaacctctggagctgttctgtaaaacCGACCACACATGTATCTGTTACCACTGCACCTACTCAGACCACAAAAGTCATGACATTACTCCTCTGAAAGATGAATATGAAGAACAGAAGCCAGAGCTGAAAAAGACAAAGGCTGAAATTCAGCAGATGATCCAGGAGAGACGACTGAAGATCCAGGAGATCCAACGGTCAGTGGAGCTCAGTAAGAATGCTGCAGACACAGAGACAGCAGAAGGTGTGGAGGTCTTTACTGCTCTGATGGACTCTGTTCAGAGAAGTCTGGACCAGTTCAAAGAGAAGATCCAAGAAAAGCAGAGGAGCACTgagaaacaggctgaagacttcatcaaagagctggaacaggaaatctgtgagctgaagaagagaagcactgaggtggagcagctcttaggctctgaagaccacctccactttgtccagaggttcacatgtgtcaaagctgctccatccatgaagacctggacaaaGGTCAGCATCCGTCCACCATCATATGAGGGGAGTGTGGTGAGAGCTGTGTCTGAGCTGGAGGACAAACTCACAGaagacatgaagaagaagaaggctaaagctgagctgaagagagtccaacagtatgaggtggatgtgactctggatccagatacaGCAGATCCTTatctcatcctgtctgatgatggaAAACAGGTTCATGATGGTGGTGTAAAGAAGAACCTTCCAGATAAACCACAGAGATTCACTATTTATTGCAATGTTTTTGGAaagcagagtttctcttcaggcaggtttTACTTTGAGGTTCAGGTTAAAGGAAAGACTGCCTGGACTTTAGGAGTGGCCAGAGAGTCCATCAACAGGAAAGGAAAGAACACACTGAGTCCTCAGAACGGATACTGGACCATCTGGTTGATAAATGGAAATGAGTACAAAGCTCCTGCtgatccttctgtccttctgtctgtgaagTCTGGTCTtcagaaggtgggggtgtttgtggattatgaggagggtctggtctccttttatgacgtagattcttcagttctcatctactccttcactggctGCTGCTTCAGTGATAAACTCCTCCCATTCTTCAGTCCATGTAACAATGCTGGAGGTAAAAACTTtgctcctctgatcatcactcctgtcAACACTGAGTAA